One genomic window of Haliotis asinina isolate JCU_RB_2024 chromosome 4, JCU_Hal_asi_v2, whole genome shotgun sequence includes the following:
- the LOC137282645 gene encoding uncharacterized protein, which yields MLPSSYAVLEAIFAVFTLSTHTVTGQSADSFSTCRLTTSSVGEQVVTDAVSGFKYMWATQCGYSNTKPSAPSIEVRGTTHVSDAALQKAARLTHLMVSFMSPTLYRRVAANLAVGIYYRRTEDISVFPEYTPTPNCRNICTGNCSLTCSDRSLPLAYEIAYGGRLVVVPAQNVECSSTNPNQFENLLVAEFSRSIYKYVLTDSHKQKVLDANSDAPSAWGMTIPVIDYFRQASLSWFQSTKLNSATTYGMNTCQGSALCPNEWFTRNNMKQKDSRLYEVLNDIYNNDRAYIHGGINLCDW from the exons ATGCTCCCATCCAGCTACGCCGTGCTCGAGGCGATTTTTGCcg TCTTCACACTATCAACACACACAGTGACTGGGCAGTCTGCTGACAGCTTTAGCACATGCAGACTGACGACGTCGTCTGTCGGAGAACAAGTTGTCACTGACGCTGTATCGGGGTTCAAATACATGTGGGCTACACAATGCGGTTACAGCAACACTAAGCCTAGTGCCCCCAGTATAGAAGTGAGGGGGACGACTCATGTCAGTGATGCGGCGTTACAGAAG GCAGCTCGTCTCACACACCTGATGGTGTCATTCATGTCGCCCACGTTGTACCGCCGTGTTGCTGCTAATCTTGCTGTGGGGATCTACTACCGTCGCACCGAGGACATCTCCGTCTTCCCCGAGTACACGCCGACGCCAAACtgtagaa ATATCTGTACCGGCAACTGCAGCCTCACCTGCTCCGACCGCAGCCTTCCTCTAGCGTACGAGATCGCCTACGGTGGTCGGCTGGTCGTTGTGCCAGCTCAGAATGTCGAATGTTCGAGTACGAACCCCAATCAATTTGAGAACCTCCTCGTTGCTGAGTTCAGTAGATCCATCTACAAGTATGTCCTTACGGATTCTCACAAACAGAAG GTGCTGGATGCCAACTCGGACGCCCCGTCTGCCTGGGGGATGACGATTCCAGTGATAGACTACTTCAGACAGGCGTCCCTCTCATGGTTCCAATCCACCAAACTCAACTCGGCTACAACAT ACGGAATGAACACATGTCAGGGCTCGGCGCTGTGTCCCAATGAATGGTTCACCAGAAATAACATGAAGCAGAAAGACAGCAGGCTCTATGAGGTCCTCAACGATATATACAACAACGATCGTGCCTATATTCACGGGGGCATCAATTTGTGCGACTGGTGA